CCACTCAAACCTCTAGGGTTTCCATATAACAGCAGAGGTCCCAGGCTTCTCTCTCATCTTCTCAGAGGTGGTACTGGCAGTTAAAAGGGTCAAGAGCACCTGAGATGGAAGCGGATAtgctgcttactagctgtgtaaccatAAGCATATGTAGACCCCTTCGGTCTCACTTTTTCAGCTGGGAACTGGTGATGATAATAATATCTATGCCATAAAGAGGTGGGAGGTGTCTTAgcccatttgggctgctataacaaaataccacagactgggtgacttataaacaagagaaatttatggctcacagttctggagtctgggaagtccaagatcgaggTCCTGGCATGGTCATATTTTGGTGAGGACACTCTTCCTGGTCCATAGTTGGCACCTTCTCACTGGTTCTTCACATGATGGAAGGAACCAGGGATCATTATTATAAGAGAATTTTTATaagatcatttttatatttttataacccATCCATGAGGACTTTGccctcatgacttaatcacctcccaacagcctcatctttttttttctccatttttttatgttctgttaatcaccatacattacatcattagtttttgatgtagtgttccatgattcattgtttgcatataacacccagtgctccatgcagaatgtgccctccccaatacccatcaccaggctaacccatcttcccacccccgtctcctctagaaccctcagtttgtttttcagggtccattgtctttcatggttcctctccccctccgatttccccctcttcattcttcccctcctgctatcttctttttttttttaacatataatgtattatttgtttcagaggtacagatctgtgactcaacagtcttgcacacttcacagcgctcaccatagcacataccctccccaatatctatcacccagccaccccatccctcccaccccccatcattccagcaaccctcagtttgtttcctgagattaagaattcctcatatcagtgaggtcatatgatacatgtctttctctgactgacttatttcactcagcgtaataccctccagttccagccacatcattgcagatggcaagatttcattctttttgatggctgcataatattccattatatatatatatatatatatatatatatatatatatatatatatatatatatatatataccacatcttctttatccattcatctgtcgatggacgtcttggctctttccacggtttggctattgtggacattgctgctataaacatcggggtgcacgtacccctttggatccctacatttgtatctttagggtaaatacccagaagtgaaattgctggttcatatggtagctctattttcaactttttgaagaactccatactgtttcccagagtggaaCAGCCTCATCTTTTAACACTGTGACATGGGCATGATGGTTCCAGCATGTGAATTTGgcggggacacaaacattcagactatAGTGGGAGGCTTAAACAGGACAGTGAGTACAAAGCACTTGGTGaaactttccctttctcttcctctctccctttgagGCCAAAGACACAGGTGGAACTGATGTCCTGACTCCTCTTGTCTATATTACTCCTTTGGCACTTACCATCTGCTGCTTTACGCTGTTTGTCATCTTTTTATGTGTATCCTTATTATCTTCCTTATCAAATTATAAATTCTCCAAGGGCCGAGagcttgtctttttcttatttttccttctcttgtgaTTGTGGCATGTCATAATACAACGCCTTCTATATGGTAAATGCTTAGGCaatgtttgccttttaattgtTTGACATAATGAAATTCTTCATTGCCTCATTTCCAGTATCTTGAGAActgatgtttcatttattttatgtgtttttttcagCTCTTTTCCCACTTTGATGTGAAAAcagctgacattttaaaatagccAACAAGAAAGTAATGAACACATCACTACTTCCTAGAAGGCCATCTGAGTGTATTTCAACCAATGTCTCTataaagagtagaaaaataaataaccgGCCAGGGTTGCCAGATAAGAtacccaattaaatttgaatgcCAGATAAACAATAGGTAATTTTTTAGTTtcagtatgtcccatgcaatatttgttgtttatctgacaTTCAAATCTAATTAggtatcttgtatttttatttgataaatctgGCAACACTACCGTgaaggctttaatttttttttttaattgtgaacaAGCATTATTCTCTCTGGAACCGAGAATATTCCCATGTGCTTAAAACTGTGTTTTTGTGTCAAAGGTTTACAGCTTGAGACATTATGAAACAAGCCTTAACCATCGCTATGACCCTACATGGAAAAGATAGGTAATGAAAAAGCTAATGAAGGGTAACATTAACTAAAATATCAACACCCATTgctttgaatataaatgaaagCAGTGATGTTTCTGTGAAATACAGTCCTGTACTAAATGAAAGCATTGGTTGGGTTTCAAAGTCTTTTATAGTAAGTGGATAAAATTACTGTAGTATTTGCATATCTCAGTCTTCCTGGAAATACTGTTGCTCTGCATGTTGAAAACATGGCTTAGAACTTACAGGAAAAAGCTTGAAAAATTTGAATTATCTGTGGCATGTCCTACTGCAACTGAGGAGAATGTAAGTAAAACCATACCTCTCAGCTGCATTTATTCGAGGTAAATGAGGATTTTTATGTAACCAAAGAACTTTTGGACATAGTCATCATTTTGGCACCACATTACaatctgatttgtttttaaaaatcatgtatagtttaggggcacctgggtggctcagtcggttaagcatctgactcttggttttggtttcagctcaggtcatgatctcagggttgagagagaACCCCGCATCGAGCTTCATGGTCAGTGAGGAATCTgatgctctctccttctccctctgcccttcctgcttgtgctctctctctctcaaatcaataaaaatgaatcttaaaaaaaaaataaatgtcacagaTAGTTTACtatatagtaatcaaaatgaGTAAGTGTAACTACAAATGGTATGCCTGAGGAGTCACTTACCTCAGACTTGTTACACAAGCAAATAATGCAACCAATGATTTGTATCGATACAGCATGTAGGTCCATTCATCACATCCTCCACCATGAACCACTTGGTTCCACAAGATGAAACACGAGGCATGTAATGCAAGTGGCAGCTTACCTGAGAGCTGGATACTCTTCTATGGTTTGAACATGGACAATTTTCCAGTTTACttaattgttttgtcttatgaATCTGATCCATAATACCATTAGAAGAtgaaaggtatttttcttttaaaattcaacaatatttattgaaagcctaATATGGGCTATGTGCTTTTTGGAGAAATGagtaagagagagacaaagttcTGCTCTCAAGGAGCCTGTATTTTAGTAAGTGGAGTcatataataaacaaataatgaataaacaaggaaacaactAAGAGTGGTTAAGTGCTGGGCAGAAAATTAAATAGGGTGGTGATTTGAAAGAGAGCAACTGGGTCACTTTTTAGGTCAACTGGATGCCTTTTTAGGTTAGGAGATTGAGGTAAGTCTATCAAAGGTGGTCAAATTTCAGTGCAGAACTGAATGGAGGGAAGAAACCAGCCATATGAAGATCTGGAAGAAGAGCAAGGGGAGTGCAAGGCCCTATGAGGGGATGAGCTTGGTGTGCTCTGAAGGAAGACCCGTGTGGTGAGAGGGAGGATGATGGTATGAGGTGAGGCTGCACGCCGCCAGATTATGAAGGACTTTAAAAACCAGAAATGTATTCTAAGCATCATGGGAAGTCatgagacttttctttttttttttaatagacttctttcttattattattatgttatgttaatcaccatacattacatcattagtttttgatgtagtgtcccatgattcattatttgcgtataacacccagtgctccatgcagaacgtgctttctttttttaataatttttattgttatgttaatcaccatacattacatcattagtttttgatgtagtgttccatgattcattgtttgcatataacacccagtggtccatgcagaacgcgccctccttaatacccatcaccgggctaacccaccctcccagcctcctcccccctagaaccctcagtttgtttttcagagtccatcgtctgtcacggttgtctccccctccgattcccccccttcattcttcccctcctgccatgaGACTTTTcaatcaaaaatgaatgaataggacTCGTCTGGACTCCATCCTGCAGCCCGCGGCAGGTGCTGCTGTCCCATGATTCGCGAGGAACCCGGCCATGGTGgctggcccccaccccagctaTGGGTGAGGTCACCTTCAAAAGTGACACTCAGCTCTCAGATGTCCAAATCTACACCCCGAACCACAGGCACCTCATGGTGCGGCTGAATGGCATGGGGCAGCCCATTTTCTGGTCCCAGTTCAAGCTTCTGTGGAGCCGAGACTCTCAGACAGACTCAGGGGTTGAGGGTGGCCGTCATGCCATGGGTCCCGCAGAGGAAATGCCTCCCTCTGGGCCAGGCAGTGCCAGAGCCCCCTCTGGGGAATGGCTGCAGGAGTGCCGCCACCAGCCAGGAGCGGGTGGGAACTCGGCTGGACGAGGACGGAGATCTGGACGTCGAGAGGAGGCCACGGGCGGCTTCAGACCCCGAGCCAGCGGGGCCTCCGAGAGACAAGGTACATCCCACGATTCTAACGCAGGAGGAAGATGACCCCCCGGCAGACGAAGCACGAGAGAGCATCCCCCAGGATATCATCAGAATAGAACACACCATGGCCACCCCGCTGGAGGATGTTGGCAAGCAAGTGTGGCGGGGTGCCCTGCTCCTGGCTGACTACACCCTGTTCCAACAGGACCTCTTCCAGGGACGCACGGTGCTGGAGCTTGGGGCGGGCACGGGGCTGGCCAGCATCATGGCAGCCACCGTGGCGCGTACCGTTTACTGCACAGATGTCGGTGCAGATCTCTTGGCCATGTGCCAGCGAAACAGTGCCCTCAACGGCCACCTGGGGACTGTTGCAGGAGGTGGTGTAGTTAAGGTCAAAGAACTGGACTGGCTCAAAGACGACCTGGGCACAGATCCGGAGGTCTCCTTCAGCTGGTCGCAGGAGGACGTCTCCGACCTGTACAGCCACACCATCATCCTGCTCGCGGCCGAAGTGGTTTACGATGATGACCTAACCGACGCTCTGTTTAAAACGCTGTCCCGCCTCGTTCACAAACTGAAAAACGCCTGCACGGCCATTCTGTCTGTGGAGAAGAGGCTGAACCTCAAGCTCAGACCCCTGGACGTCACGTGTGAAGCCTACCACCACTTCCGCTCCTGGCTGCAGCGGCTGGAGGGGCTTGCGGCCGGCCGGCTGCGCTTCGCGGTGGAGCGGATGGAGGCCTCCCTCCCACAGCTTCTTGTCTATGAGCGCATCCGGCAGCTGGAGCTCTGGAAGATCTTTGTGGAACCGGTAATGTGACCCATCGCATCCACCAGCACGGCTTCTCGACTGTTCTTAGAATGCGTTTCTAATAAAATGGAAagctcatgaaaaaaaaaaaagaataaatatcttgaaagaaaattaagcaatggataaaacattttaataaactaACCTTAATATCAACCTTCAAATTATTGTATCATGAAGTATGTATTGTACCAAGATTCCCCCCGCAGCTGAAGAATATTATTACTATCTGCTTATTGAAATACAATGTACAACAATGTGTTGAAAACTGGTTTAACATTTTGCAATAAAATGAAGGTCTGATTCTAATTTCAGTTTATGTAGATGCTTAATTTTAATGGATATCATAAGTGAGCATATTCCTTACAAAGAGACATAAGTCCCAAAAATGAAGTATATAGTTGGTTCTGCTACTAAGTCATAACTTGTTTTGCAATTCCACTCAGCAATTATGCAAAGGTTTTTGCTAAAATTTAGATTAGCAATTTTCTATCCTTGCTGATGTCAAAATAATTGTTCTTACAAACAAATCAAAAAGCGaagggtttttatatttttaacaaatggatTTTAAGTCCactgaaaattttcatttggAAGATTTAAAATGAGTTGTTAAGAATTTAGATAATTTGAATTAGCGATACAAATAAtttttggcaaaagaaaaaaaatcatatttgtatAATGATGGGAAAATTTCCAAACACCCATTTCCATGCTTCTTTTGTAGTCTGAGCTCCTTTCTTGGTCATTGTTAAAGTATTGATTTTACCTTTAAGAGattctgtatgttttaaaatatttttaggaagtgCTAGATAGCAAACTATGGACAAACACTTGCCATTacaaaaaaagatcagaaaatttGGCCCAAGGCCAGGTGCTGTCAGAACACAACCACGGGAGGCTGGTTGAAGCCAGTGTGAGACTGGTCACTTGGCTGAGGTTAGTGTGAGTTGGAGAGGGTTTGAAGAGATGCACCAAGGTGCCTAACGCAGGTTGTAATGTATCAGAGTGAAAACCTTCGCCTTTGAGCAGTTAGTTGCTGGGCACAGCTGGAGGACACTCAGTGAGAAAGAAGGAGTGGATTTTGTCAATTCACActaaaacaagttaaaaataaaaaagcaaatcgACAACAGTAAAAAGAACACTTTATCTCCAAATGTCCCTTGATCACTAATTTAAAAGGGCTGGGTCACAGAATATTCTTTAGTGTGTCTCTAAATAGACCCTTAATGCGGAGTTTTTGcaacttctctttctccttcagtttGCTTTCAGTATTTATTTCAACATGGTTTCATCTGGACAAAAATGTTCTTTAGGTGAACCCACGGTGGTGTCTGGTCCAATTCTGTACCGCCTGGAGACAGCCCTGGTGGTAAGGGCTGACAGTGCAGATAAGGACCAGGTGTAGGGTGAGCAACTGAGGGAAGGGAAAGTAGCAGATCTTGCCAGACCACTGCGGTGTCTTCATTCTACTCCAGGCCTAATTTGAAATAGTGGCATCATTATAATTGATTCAGGGAAATGTGGTCTCAGCAGGTACTTAGGAGcaggaagagggcagagaaaacaagccaagagaaataaaatgtggtttttttcccaTACCACAGATACCTTGATTTCAAAACTCTCAGTTTTGCTTCCATTACCTCAATTTTTACCAAGTTGCAAGTCAGAAATAATCAAATATCCTGCAACTTCAGAACACAGGATTTATGCATATTGGGCCACATTTTTCACCTCTTACCAATAATTTACTGTATCAGTAATTTTGTTATTGTCTATTAGTTAGCCACAGCTTTGGTACTCACCAAGTAAGTGCAGTGATACCAAGTTCTCAAAAGAGATCATTTCAATTGATGTGCTTGTCAATTATTAATATCATTTCACAgttataaaattaacaaatggCAAAGTATTAAAATAAGAGTCAATAAACCTGATTTTAGACGGAGGTAAAAACCTGAGTACCATTAATCACACTAAGTTAACAAAAAAGCAGAGCCAAAATACATGCTTAGGAAACCATTGGTTAAAAGATAGCatgtgctggggtgcctgggtggctcagttggttaaaagtctgccttgggcttgggttgatcccagggtcctgggatggagccccacctcaggctccctgctcagaggagagcctgcttttccctctccctctgcacaccctctcccccgcttgtgctcacacaatctctctctctctctctctctcaaatataaataaataaataaaaatagcatgcGCTAAACACAATTTAAAGGCGAGCATAGACAAGGTTAgatcaatatttcaaaatttcagtttctatttctcttccttatgtgCAAGTGTatgaaaggagagggaaaggggaagcagaAATTTCTGCCACAAAAAATGATAGTAAACGAATGGGTACCTGGTTATTGGCAACTTGTaccatttcctcttttataagCACGATTCTTCTCAAATTTATAAATTTCGGTTAGAATCTATATCTCTTAATTTGAAGCTACTGAAATCctaacaacagtaacaaaaactATGTTCATGCAGGTAATTTCTttagaatgttaaaaaataacCTTTGCCTGTAAAACTGTTCTTTGCCCCCTGGTGGTGAAATTATTATTgttcaagtttttaaaagttgttaaacGAGTCTAATTATGTATGGGGTCTTGGCACTAGGAATCTTTCTGTGGTGGATAAAATAATAGAGAATTATATATTGGAAGTAGGGAGAGATGAAGCTGGGC
The sequence above is drawn from the Zalophus californianus isolate mZalCal1 chromosome 9, mZalCal1.pri.v2, whole genome shotgun sequence genome and encodes:
- the LOC113922171 gene encoding LOW QUALITY PROTEIN: methyltransferase-like protein 22 (The sequence of the model RefSeq protein was modified relative to this genomic sequence to represent the inferred CDS: deleted 1 base in 1 codon) translates to MGEVTFKSDTQLSDVQIYTPNHRHLMVRLNGMGQPIFWSQFKLLWSRDSQTDSGVEGGRHAMGPAEEMPPSGPGSARPPLGNGCRSAATSQERVGTRLDEDGDLDVERRPRAASDPEPAGPPRDKVHPTILTQEEDDPPADEARESIPQDIIRIEHTMATPLEDVGKQVWRGALLLADYTLFQQDLFQGRTVLELGAGTGLASIMAATVARTVYCTDVGADLLAMCQRNSALNGHLGTVAGGGVVKVKELDWLKDDLGTDPEVSFSWSQEDVSDLYSHTIILLAAEVVYDDDLTDALFKTLSRLVHKLKNACTAILSVEKRLNLKLRPLDVTCEAYHHFRSWLQRLEGLAAGRLRFAVERMEASLPQLLVYERIRQLELWKIFVEPVM